One stretch of Azotosporobacter soli DNA includes these proteins:
- the fabK gene encoding enoyl-[acyl-carrier-protein] reductase FabK produces the protein MAWVATAELAAAVSNAGGLGVIGAGHMPPDALQAEIRKVKALTNKVYGVNVMLMSPFVKEVMQVVIEEKVPVVTTGAGNPGEYIPALKAIGSKVIPVVASVALAKRLERTGVDALIAEGMESGGHVGEITTMALVPQIVDAVKIPVIAAGGIADSRGIIAAFALGAQAVQIGTRFVATKECIAHENYKQAILKAKDRSTVVTGVSTGHPVRVISNKLTREYLEREKNGATPEELEEMGAGKLRAAAREGDVERGSVMIGQIAGMIDCVSSVEEVIQEMVKGIPAVLSAIEQTCKEQ, from the coding sequence ATGGCATGGGTAGCGACCGCAGAACTCGCGGCGGCGGTATCCAACGCAGGTGGTCTTGGCGTAATTGGCGCCGGACATATGCCGCCGGATGCATTGCAGGCGGAAATTCGCAAGGTGAAAGCTTTGACTAATAAGGTTTATGGCGTCAACGTCATGTTGATGTCACCGTTTGTCAAAGAAGTTATGCAGGTTGTCATTGAAGAAAAAGTTCCTGTTGTTACAACTGGGGCTGGTAATCCTGGCGAGTATATTCCGGCATTGAAGGCTATCGGCAGCAAGGTGATCCCGGTTGTAGCATCGGTTGCACTGGCTAAACGGCTGGAACGTACAGGCGTTGATGCGCTGATTGCAGAAGGCATGGAAAGCGGCGGTCACGTCGGTGAAATCACGACGATGGCATTGGTGCCGCAAATCGTTGATGCGGTGAAGATTCCGGTCATCGCAGCAGGCGGCATTGCTGACTCTCGCGGCATTATTGCAGCATTTGCGCTTGGCGCGCAAGCGGTACAGATCGGTACTCGCTTTGTCGCGACCAAAGAATGCATTGCGCATGAAAATTATAAACAGGCAATTTTGAAAGCGAAAGACCGCTCCACTGTTGTCACTGGCGTATCGACAGGACATCCGGTGCGCGTCATTTCTAACAAGTTGACCAGAGAATATCTCGAGCGTGAAAAAAATGGCGCTACCCCGGAGGAACTCGAAGAAATGGGAGCCGGAAAATTGCGTGCTGCGGCGCGTGAAGGTGACGTTGAGCGCGGTTCGGTTATGATTGGTCAGATTGCCGGCATGATCGATTGTGTTTCATCAGTAGAAGAAGTAATTCAGGAAATGGTAAAGGGAATTCCTGCCGTGCTGTCTGCGATTGAACAGACATGCAAGGAGCAATAA
- a CDS encoding beta-ketoacyl-ACP synthase III — protein sequence MNEVKKRSVGIIGIGSHVPEKVLTNKDLEAIVETSDEWIVDRTGIRERRIADQETATSDLAYQAALKALADAKVSADEIDLVIVATATPDMFFPSTACLVQNRIGATKAAAFDLAAGCSGFAYGLVVGTQFVQNGTYKKVLVIGAETLSKILDWTDRNTCVLFGDGAGAVVLGEVEEGYGILGVELGADGSGGDLLKMPAGGSRMPASAQTVADRLHYVHMSGNDVFKFAVKVMGEAAAKALEHAGLSSEDVDCLIPHQANIRIIQSAAKRLKMPMDKVMVNVDKYGNTSSASIPIALNEAVKSGKVKKNDVVVVVGFGAGLTWASCVLKWCGEDL from the coding sequence ATGAATGAAGTGAAGAAACGTTCGGTCGGAATCATTGGCATTGGTAGTCATGTGCCTGAAAAGGTATTGACAAATAAGGACTTAGAGGCGATAGTAGAAACGTCTGATGAGTGGATTGTAGATCGGACCGGCATCCGCGAAAGACGGATTGCCGATCAAGAAACGGCTACGTCTGACTTGGCGTATCAGGCTGCGCTCAAGGCGTTGGCGGATGCAAAAGTGTCTGCGGACGAAATCGACTTGGTCATTGTTGCAACGGCCACTCCGGATATGTTTTTCCCGTCTACGGCCTGTTTGGTGCAAAACCGCATTGGTGCGACAAAAGCAGCGGCATTCGATCTGGCTGCAGGCTGTTCCGGTTTTGCGTATGGACTCGTGGTTGGTACACAGTTCGTTCAAAATGGAACTTATAAAAAAGTATTGGTGATTGGCGCTGAGACGCTATCAAAGATTCTTGATTGGACCGATCGCAATACTTGCGTGCTCTTTGGCGACGGCGCCGGTGCGGTAGTACTGGGCGAAGTGGAAGAAGGGTATGGCATCTTAGGTGTGGAGTTAGGTGCGGATGGTTCGGGCGGCGATCTTTTGAAAATGCCGGCGGGCGGTTCCCGTATGCCAGCATCGGCGCAAACGGTAGCCGATCGACTTCATTATGTCCATATGAGCGGCAATGATGTATTTAAGTTTGCCGTGAAAGTGATGGGCGAAGCGGCGGCAAAAGCGCTTGAGCATGCTGGATTGTCCTCGGAAGATGTTGATTGTCTGATTCCGCATCAGGCAAACATCCGAATTATCCAATCGGCGGCTAAACGTTTGAAGATGCCGATGGATAAAGTGATGGTGAATGTCGATAAATATGGCAATACTTCTTCCGCATCGATACCGATAGCGTTGAATGAAGCGGTAAAAAGCGGTAAGGTTAAGAAGAATGATGTGGTAGTAGTAGTAGGTTTCGGTGCAGGCCTTACCTGGGCGTCTTGCGTGCTGAAATGGTGTGGGGAGGATTTGTAG
- the plsX gene encoding phosphate acyltransferase PlsX, whose product MKIAVDAMGGDHAPHEIVLGAAQAVKQYGCDVVLVGDEVVLQRILDKEVPKWRQSGITLRHASENIEMHEHPGAAVRKKKDASIVVATRLVREGECDAVISAGSTGAAVAAALFGLGRIPGIDRPTIATPIPNLTGTTIVLDSGANVDSKPSQLVQSAVMGAMYAQYVLGVENPRVGLLNIGEEETKGNEQALATYPLLKQLKMVNFIGNVEGRDVPRGTVDVVVCDGFVGNVVLKLGEGLAKVILNLVKESIKNSNILVKLASLLVLPALRPLKKKLDYAEYGGAPLLGVNGGFIICHGSSKAKAIRNAIRVAKEFNEQKVVEHIKENIAKEGATMHE is encoded by the coding sequence ATGAAGATAGCCGTTGATGCCATGGGGGGCGATCATGCTCCACATGAAATTGTCCTGGGTGCAGCTCAGGCGGTGAAACAGTATGGCTGTGATGTTGTCCTGGTGGGCGATGAAGTTGTTTTGCAGCGAATCCTTGATAAAGAAGTGCCTAAGTGGCGTCAAAGTGGGATTACACTTCGACATGCCAGTGAAAATATTGAAATGCATGAACATCCTGGCGCTGCAGTGCGCAAAAAGAAAGATGCTTCGATCGTCGTTGCCACTCGATTGGTGCGCGAGGGTGAATGCGACGCCGTTATTTCGGCGGGAAGTACGGGTGCGGCTGTTGCTGCGGCACTGTTTGGCCTGGGGCGTATCCCGGGCATTGACCGTCCGACGATTGCCACGCCGATCCCTAATTTGACGGGGACGACGATTGTGCTCGACTCCGGTGCGAATGTGGATAGTAAACCTAGCCAACTCGTCCAGAGCGCAGTCATGGGAGCTATGTACGCACAATATGTGCTTGGTGTCGAAAATCCGCGTGTCGGACTCTTGAACATCGGCGAAGAGGAAACAAAAGGAAATGAGCAAGCACTAGCCACATATCCGCTTTTAAAACAATTGAAAATGGTTAATTTCATTGGCAACGTGGAAGGGCGTGACGTGCCGCGAGGTACGGTGGATGTTGTTGTTTGCGATGGCTTTGTTGGTAATGTGGTTCTTAAATTGGGCGAGGGGTTGGCTAAAGTCATCTTGAACTTGGTGAAAGAATCAATTAAAAATAGCAATATACTTGTTAAGCTGGCCTCACTTTTAGTTCTGCCGGCACTACGGCCGTTAAAGAAAAAACTTGATTATGCTGAATACGGCGGTGCGCCGTTATTAGGGGTAAATGGTGGTTTTATTATTTGTCACGGCAGTTCGAAGGCGAAGGCGATTCGCAATGCGATTCGTGTGGCAAAAGAATTTAACGAACAAAAAGTGGTAGAGCATATCAAAGAGAATATTGCCAAGGAAGGGGCAACAATGCATGAATGA
- the fapR gene encoding transcription factor FapR codes for MARVHKKVRHEMLLEKLKSNPFLTDEELAGQLKVSVQTIRLDRLELGIRELRERTKQMAESARHTPKTIASEDIVGELIDLELGRHGISVMTVTEAMVFGRTQIARGHHVFSQANSLALAVIDAPGALTGVANIKYKVPIHAGERLIAKAEVIRRRGNKHFVWVKTRNDKQEVFRAKFIMVTMEYGENKI; via the coding sequence ATGGCACGTGTGCATAAAAAAGTTCGGCATGAAATGCTGCTGGAAAAACTGAAGAGCAATCCGTTTTTAACGGATGAAGAATTGGCAGGGCAATTAAAGGTCAGTGTGCAAACAATTCGCCTAGACCGTCTGGAACTTGGAATTCGCGAGTTGCGTGAACGGACGAAGCAAATGGCGGAATCTGCACGGCATACGCCAAAGACGATTGCCAGCGAAGATATTGTCGGGGAGCTCATTGATCTGGAGCTGGGCCGTCACGGCATTTCAGTAATGACCGTGACCGAAGCGATGGTCTTTGGCCGCACCCAGATTGCGCGCGGGCATCACGTCTTTTCCCAAGCGAATTCATTAGCATTGGCAGTGATTGATGCGCCGGGCGCGTTGACCGGCGTAGCGAATATAAAATATAAAGTGCCTATTCATGCGGGGGAACGTTTGATTGCCAAGGCGGAAGTGATACGCCGCCGCGGCAATAAACATTTTGTCTGGGTAAAGACCCGCAATGATAAGCAGGAAGTATTCCGGGCCAAGTTTATCATGGTGACCATGGAATACGGGGAGAATAAGATATGA